In the Chlorobium limicola DSM 245 genome, one interval contains:
- a CDS encoding efflux RND transporter periplasmic adaptor subunit, whose amino-acid sequence MSISIPSIISKPAAIIAAVIVVLLFIGYRFFFGAAAVEILTVQQGSVEELVHGPARIRARVPVSVSSRFAAEILDITVDIGDRVHAGQLLVRLDDRDLQARTSASRAMLARAEADLALAGSNEQRDREVFEKGYISRAAMEATSTLRRLKQAEVTVAREEVSYAATQSEHAMLIAPMDGIVTARLAEAGDNAAPGAPILRMVDPRTLQAVALIDETVAGSIRPGMPATIRKRTGGSSAGRVSRIQLEANAAAREFQVEVDFVEPPARFAIDQEAEVTITTGRQKGIVIPLTALRQQESGRDGVLAVRSGRAVFQPVETGVSDGKRVLVKTGIKSGEQIVRNATGIKPGSRVRAKAGE is encoded by the coding sequence ATGTCGATATCGATACCCAGCATCATCAGTAAACCCGCAGCCATCATCGCAGCGGTGATCGTCGTGCTCCTTTTTATTGGATACCGGTTCTTTTTCGGCGCAGCAGCTGTCGAGATCCTGACCGTGCAGCAGGGCTCGGTAGAAGAACTTGTGCACGGCCCTGCCCGAATCCGAGCCAGGGTGCCGGTATCGGTCAGCTCCCGTTTTGCTGCTGAAATCCTCGATATCACGGTCGATATAGGCGACAGGGTGCATGCCGGGCAGCTGCTTGTGCGCCTCGACGATCGCGACCTGCAGGCCAGAACGTCGGCATCGCGTGCCATGCTTGCCCGAGCGGAGGCCGATCTTGCGCTTGCAGGGAGCAACGAACAACGCGACCGCGAGGTATTCGAAAAGGGGTACATCAGCCGTGCAGCCATGGAGGCGACCTCTACCCTGCGCAGGCTCAAACAGGCCGAAGTTACCGTCGCAAGAGAGGAGGTCTCATACGCCGCCACCCAGTCCGAACACGCCATGCTCATCGCCCCCATGGATGGCATCGTTACGGCAAGGCTGGCTGAAGCAGGCGACAATGCTGCACCGGGGGCTCCAATTCTGCGCATGGTCGATCCCCGTACCCTTCAGGCGGTTGCACTGATTGACGAAACCGTTGCAGGCAGCATCAGACCGGGCATGCCGGCCACTATCCGCAAGCGCACCGGCGGATCAAGTGCCGGACGTGTCTCGCGTATCCAGCTCGAAGCGAATGCCGCCGCACGCGAGTTCCAGGTGGAGGTGGACTTCGTGGAGCCTCCCGCTCGCTTTGCCATCGATCAGGAAGCCGAAGTCACCATCACGACAGGCAGGCAGAAGGGGATCGTTATACCGCTTACCGCACTGCGGCAGCAGGAGAGCGGCCGGGATGGCGTGCTTGCAGTTCGCAGTGGACGTGCGGTTTTCCAGCCGGTTGAAACCGGTGTTTCCGACGGGAAGCGCGTCCTCGTCAAAACGGGGATCAAGAGTGGTGAACAGATTGTACGCAATGCAACGGGCATTAAACCCGGAAGCCGCGTACGCGCAAAAGCAGGGGAGTGA
- a CDS encoding TolC family protein codes for MPIAIRSFFFTLLLLWFAPSKPAEAAGSLTLQDAIGEALERNPSAGMERQKLRQLEADYRAARAGLLPHLSASASYSRFAPDRLAMTAPSGVALYEREAYGGIGLSQLLFDGKTNAIRKAAATAAGAQEAQVASAENIAAYQATKAFIQVLESRALLQAAEQARQRARTFEAMTGAYFDAGKVTRLDLLQARSGRLEAEASLVRAQELGQTGMALLAAVIGRELLDFTVDGRLPAAVPPVPPDSMAIEVAIARNPDMHRSRKLADRAGYSADAARGALYPAITAKAGLGYRDRDIGGGAREWTAGLQLDLPIFDGGALRAGIAKADGALAESRESERSVRLAVQSQLRQELSAWRTAAADVRSADEAIAAARESLDASQALYRAGKATALDILTAQLGLSRAETERAGALAGYAIARAGVDLLIGSSRSFTLNSKGGTP; via the coding sequence ATGCCGATTGCGATCAGATCCTTTTTTTTTACACTACTGCTGCTTTGGTTTGCGCCCTCCAAACCGGCAGAGGCTGCCGGGTCGCTGACGCTGCAGGATGCCATAGGTGAGGCGCTCGAACGCAACCCTTCGGCGGGTATGGAGCGCCAGAAGCTCCGACAGCTCGAAGCGGACTACCGTGCGGCACGCGCGGGGCTGCTGCCGCATCTGTCGGCAAGCGCATCCTACAGCCGCTTTGCTCCGGATCGTCTCGCCATGACCGCTCCATCGGGAGTGGCGCTTTACGAACGGGAGGCATACGGCGGCATCGGCCTGAGCCAGCTGCTTTTCGATGGTAAAACCAACGCCATACGCAAGGCGGCCGCTACGGCAGCCGGCGCACAGGAAGCCCAGGTGGCTTCGGCGGAGAATATTGCGGCATATCAGGCGACAAAAGCATTCATACAGGTACTTGAATCGCGTGCGCTCCTGCAGGCTGCCGAACAGGCAAGGCAGCGTGCCCGCACATTCGAGGCCATGACCGGAGCCTATTTCGATGCCGGCAAGGTCACCCGTCTCGACCTGCTGCAGGCTCGCAGCGGAAGGCTCGAAGCCGAAGCTTCCCTTGTCAGGGCGCAGGAACTCGGCCAGACAGGGATGGCACTGCTTGCCGCCGTCATCGGGCGGGAGCTTCTCGATTTTACGGTGGATGGCCGGCTGCCGGCTGCCGTCCCGCCCGTACCACCGGATTCGATGGCCATCGAGGTAGCCATAGCCCGCAACCCGGACATGCATCGTTCGCGGAAACTGGCCGATCGTGCCGGTTATTCTGCCGATGCCGCCCGAGGGGCCCTCTATCCCGCAATTACCGCAAAGGCGGGGCTTGGATACCGTGACCGCGACATCGGCGGAGGTGCCCGCGAATGGACGGCCGGGCTGCAGCTCGATCTGCCGATCTTTGATGGAGGCGCCCTGCGTGCCGGTATCGCCAAAGCCGATGGCGCCCTGGCCGAATCACGCGAATCCGAGCGATCTGTCAGGCTTGCCGTGCAGTCGCAGTTGAGGCAAGAACTTTCTGCATGGCGCACGGCCGCAGCCGACGTCCGATCGGCAGATGAGGCCATCGCAGCGGCCCGCGAATCCCTCGATGCTTCCCAGGCCCTCTACCGGGCAGGCAAGGCTACCGCACTCGACATACTGACGGCGCAACTCGGCCTTTCAAGGGCCGAGACCGAACGCGCCGGCGCCCTTGCCGGTTATGCAATTGCACGGGCAGGCGTGGACCTGCTCATAGGCTCCAGTCGAAGCTTCACCCTCAACAGTAAAGGAGGAACTCCCTGA
- a CDS encoding TetR/AcrR family transcriptional regulator has product MKTTRKSMPAAERRAMSVQAVLQLAAGQNPADITTESVAKKMGLTQAALFRHFPTKDELWQEVLQWATTELFYAVEKAASAASSPLDALERIFQTHVAFVADHPGVPRMIFAELQNPEGSESRKIVRDMLVRYSSLLTEIIAEGKKPGEIDPSVDARSAATMFIGTLQGQVIQAMIAGESLMLPEHASIQFKLFRRVLECRNSSDS; this is encoded by the coding sequence ATGAAAACAACAAGAAAATCAATGCCGGCAGCCGAACGGCGTGCCATGAGTGTGCAGGCTGTGCTGCAGCTTGCTGCGGGTCAGAATCCGGCGGACATCACTACGGAATCGGTAGCCAAAAAGATGGGCCTGACGCAAGCCGCCCTCTTCCGACACTTCCCCACCAAAGACGAACTCTGGCAGGAGGTGCTCCAATGGGCCACCACAGAGCTTTTTTACGCTGTCGAGAAAGCGGCTTCTGCCGCATCTTCTCCTCTTGATGCGCTTGAACGAATATTCCAGACGCATGTTGCGTTCGTTGCCGATCATCCGGGAGTCCCCCGGATGATCTTTGCCGAACTGCAGAACCCGGAAGGATCGGAATCAAGGAAAATAGTTCGTGATATGCTTGTCCGCTACTCTTCTCTTCTTACAGAAATTATTGCCGAAGGCAAAAAGCCGGGAGAGATCGATCCTTCCGTTGATGCGCGATCGGCGGCAACCATGTTCATAGGTACGCTGCAAGGCCAGGTGATACAGGCGATGATCGCCGGAGAGAGCCTGATGCTGCCCGAGCATGCCTCCATACAATTCAAGCTGTTTCGCCGTGTGCTGGAATGCCGTAACTCCTCCGACTCGTGA
- a CDS encoding fibrobacter succinogenes major paralogous domain-containing protein: MNHRKNTGYAILMLLMNAITLFTVPLHASDDSMRDIDGNDYQTITAGKQTWTAENLNVSRYRNGDPVRHAATREEWLDAAAKGEGAWCYFSNDPANGKNFGRLYNWYAVSDPRSLAPKGWHVPTDREWSALTAFLGGEAVAGGKMKAAGGSRWRTPNEAATNSSGFSALPGGLRGIDGVFAFGAQSAYFWTSAEHSPMLGWYRVLNYHVATVVRSGEEKIDGMSVRCIRD, from the coding sequence ATGAATCACAGAAAAAATACAGGATACGCTATCCTGATGCTTCTCATGAACGCAATCACACTCTTTACAGTGCCTTTGCATGCTTCGGACGACAGCATGAGGGATATCGACGGAAACGACTATCAAACCATAACCGCCGGAAAGCAGACCTGGACGGCGGAAAACCTCAATGTGAGCCGTTACCGCAACGGTGATCCCGTCCGCCATGCCGCAACACGTGAGGAGTGGCTCGACGCTGCCGCCAAAGGCGAAGGAGCGTGGTGCTACTTCAGCAACGATCCGGCAAACGGAAAAAATTTCGGACGCCTGTACAACTGGTATGCCGTCAGCGATCCCCGCAGTCTTGCCCCCAAAGGCTGGCATGTGCCGACCGACAGGGAGTGGTCGGCATTGACCGCTTTTCTGGGAGGTGAAGCTGTCGCAGGCGGAAAAATGAAAGCTGCAGGCGGCTCACGCTGGCGCACCCCGAACGAGGCGGCGACAAACTCCAGCGGCTTCAGTGCGCTTCCCGGAGGGTTGAGGGGGATAGACGGCGTTTTCGCATTTGGCGCACAGAGTGCGTATTTCTGGACGTCTGCGGAGCACTCCCCGATGCTGGGGTGGTACAGGGTGCTGAACTACCATGTCGCAACGGTCGTCAGAAGCGGCGAGGAAAAAATCGACGGCATGTCGGTGCGCTGCATCCGCGACTGA
- a CDS encoding sigma-54-dependent transcriptional regulator has translation MDYTILVVEDESVQLESIAGFLSKQGYRVLKSSRPLRALEIAGDEAVDIVLSDFRMPEMSGVELLATMKRRNPGIEVIIMTAYGSVESAIEAMKLGAADYITKPVDLHRLQIMIRNILERKQLISENRLLRTQLSERFGFQGIISQSSTMAQVMNIAGRVASSNATVLVTGETGTGKELIAKAVHFSGSRREQPFIVVNCAALPETLLESELFGHEKGAFTGADRMRRGRFEMAKGGTLFIDEVGEIPLSLQVKLLRVLQEKTYERVGSSTSLVADVRIVAATNRDLESMIREGSFRSDLYYRLNVVSIRIPPLRDRRDDIPPLIDAFIQRFSKENDKQITGISREAMDVLMKYSYPGNIRELENIVQQSVVLSRSSTITRDDLPIRVSEPYPEASGKDEMQGSFTEKVEAFEQAMILGAMKASGNVQTRAAEQLGISERHLRYKLKKYDLK, from the coding sequence ATGGATTATACCATCCTTGTGGTTGAAGACGAAAGCGTTCAGCTTGAAAGCATTGCCGGTTTTCTTTCGAAACAGGGGTATCGGGTGCTGAAATCTTCACGTCCGCTGAGAGCACTTGAAATCGCCGGGGATGAGGCTGTCGATATTGTGCTTTCCGATTTCAGAATGCCTGAAATGAGCGGCGTCGAGCTGCTTGCGACAATGAAACGGCGTAACCCCGGTATCGAGGTTATCATTATGACCGCATACGGGAGCGTGGAATCGGCTATCGAGGCAATGAAGCTCGGGGCGGCAGATTACATCACCAAGCCTGTCGATCTTCACCGGCTTCAGATTATGATCAGAAACATCCTGGAGAGAAAACAGCTCATCAGCGAAAACCGTCTCCTGCGAACGCAGCTTTCGGAACGGTTCGGTTTTCAGGGAATCATATCGCAATCCTCGACAATGGCTCAGGTAATGAACATTGCCGGAAGGGTAGCCTCCAGCAATGCAACAGTGCTCGTCACCGGAGAAACCGGAACCGGCAAGGAGCTTATTGCAAAGGCCGTCCATTTTTCAGGCTCCCGGCGTGAACAACCCTTTATTGTCGTCAATTGCGCGGCACTACCGGAAACGTTACTTGAAAGTGAGCTTTTCGGTCATGAAAAAGGGGCCTTTACCGGTGCGGACAGGATGCGGAGGGGACGTTTTGAAATGGCAAAGGGCGGTACGCTGTTTATTGACGAAGTTGGCGAAATACCGCTTTCCCTGCAGGTCAAGCTGCTGAGGGTTCTGCAGGAAAAAACATATGAGCGTGTAGGCAGTTCCACTTCCCTTGTTGCCGATGTGCGGATCGTCGCAGCGACAAACCGTGATCTGGAATCGATGATTCGCGAAGGCTCGTTCCGGTCGGATCTCTATTACAGACTCAATGTCGTCTCCATCAGGATTCCTCCATTGCGGGATCGTCGTGATGACATCCCTCCGCTTATCGACGCATTTATTCAGCGATTCAGCAAAGAAAACGATAAACAGATTACCGGAATTTCAAGGGAGGCAATGGACGTGCTGATGAAATATTCCTACCCCGGCAATATCCGTGAACTTGAAAATATCGTGCAGCAGTCCGTTGTGCTCTCCCGTTCCTCGACCATTACCAGGGATGATCTGCCCATCAGGGTCTCGGAACCTTATCCGGAAGCTTCGGGTAAGGATGAGATGCAGGGGAGCTTTACAGAAAAGGTAGAAGCATTCGAGCAGGCAATGATTCTCGGTGCCATGAAAGCGAGCGGCAATGTGCAGACACGGGCAGCTGAACAGCTTGGCATCAGCGAGCGGCACCTGCGATACAAGCTGAAAAAATATGACTTGAAATAA
- a CDS encoding ATP-binding protein, whose amino-acid sequence MKRNALSEKPLLMLSPKYLAGLFSLLVFLFLGTAFFEYQYRKSEIEHIMREEAALLIHALRVGAENAITGYNENRSLLTGSLFDQLRLLDRLDMQKPLTSTDLSVIAGSSGVYRINVFDGNGRRIAFNTPPDHTPLEQTCDPRQMLLPLYSGKQDSLLLGIRPSTSDRGPRLIAAVRRSRGGVIAANIDASKLLDLRRRLGVGQLIQRIGADTTGIEYIIWQDSSAILSATPNVSKVDPVHADPFLLYAFRSTSAKTRMTTCKGKPVFEVVKPFYYNGINVGLLRIGLKTDHYDITAAKLRNRLFMLVGLVVIGSLFMFNLIVTRRSEAEMKHACERAQNFSSVILESMADVVVAVDAAGKITMINTPAEKLFRISLREVFGKYVNEVIPESAPFLDGIVSGRHAMLDREFHCSAGGRQLLLAGNFSLITGRDSRIEGAVAVLRDLTEQRAMQQVIDRQAKLQAMGELASGVAHEIRNPLNAIGILAQRLDIEFSPAVDEPEYRHLVRTVVSEVHRLNAIIQRFLKFGRPPLLMPVPVHLADFVRSYGTVLQSEAEKKSIRFTLKADCDRTVLIDREQMQQVLLNIIRNGVEATAKGGSITIRVFCRGSRSVIEIADSGTGIPAAKLPEIFNLYFTTKNDGSGMGLSIANQIVHAHGGLIEVSSREGEGSVFSIVLPAL is encoded by the coding sequence ATGAAACGAAACGCTCTTTCGGAAAAACCGCTCCTGATGCTTTCGCCGAAGTATCTTGCAGGATTGTTTTCGCTGCTGGTGTTTCTCTTTCTCGGTACGGCGTTTTTCGAGTATCAATACCGGAAATCCGAGATCGAACACATCATGCGCGAAGAGGCTGCACTGCTTATTCATGCGCTGAGGGTGGGAGCGGAAAATGCCATTACAGGTTACAACGAAAACCGATCCCTTCTGACGGGCAGCCTTTTCGACCAGTTGCGTCTTCTTGATCGTCTCGACATGCAAAAACCGTTGACCTCGACGGATCTTTCCGTGATAGCCGGCAGCAGCGGAGTGTACCGTATCAATGTTTTTGACGGTAACGGCCGGCGGATCGCGTTCAACACGCCTCCCGACCATACACCTCTTGAACAGACGTGCGATCCTCGACAGATGCTGCTGCCATTGTATTCCGGTAAGCAGGATTCCCTGCTGCTGGGGATTCGTCCGAGTACCTCCGACCGAGGCCCCCGCCTTATTGCTGCCGTCAGACGTTCGAGAGGAGGAGTGATTGCCGCAAATATCGATGCGTCGAAGCTGCTCGATTTGAGGCGCAGGCTGGGAGTCGGGCAGCTTATCCAGCGTATCGGTGCCGATACCACAGGCATTGAGTACATCATATGGCAGGACTCGAGCGCCATTCTCTCTGCAACGCCAAATGTATCGAAAGTGGATCCCGTACATGCCGATCCGTTTCTCCTCTACGCCTTTCGTTCGACTTCAGCGAAAACCCGCATGACGACATGCAAAGGGAAACCGGTTTTCGAGGTGGTCAAACCTTTTTATTATAACGGCATCAATGTAGGCCTGCTGCGCATAGGCCTGAAAACCGACCATTATGACATAACCGCAGCCAAGCTTCGCAACCGGCTGTTCATGCTTGTCGGTCTTGTCGTTATCGGATCGCTCTTCATGTTCAATCTTATTGTGACGCGCAGGAGTGAAGCCGAAATGAAGCATGCCTGCGAACGGGCTCAGAATTTTTCGTCAGTTATTCTTGAAAGCATGGCAGACGTGGTGGTCGCCGTAGACGCAGCCGGAAAAATAACCATGATCAACACTCCGGCTGAAAAACTGTTCCGGATCTCTTTACGGGAGGTCTTCGGCAAATATGTGAACGAAGTTATTCCCGAATCCGCTCCTTTCCTTGATGGTATCGTCTCTGGCCGGCATGCGATGCTTGACCGGGAGTTCCACTGCAGTGCCGGAGGCCGTCAACTCCTGCTGGCCGGAAATTTCAGTCTGATTACAGGCAGGGATAGCCGTATCGAGGGAGCCGTAGCCGTACTTCGCGACCTGACCGAGCAGCGAGCCATGCAGCAGGTAATCGATCGTCAGGCGAAACTCCAGGCTATGGGCGAACTTGCTTCGGGTGTTGCTCATGAGATCAGAAATCCCCTGAACGCCATCGGGATTCTGGCTCAACGTCTCGATATTGAGTTTTCGCCTGCTGTCGACGAGCCCGAATATCGCCATCTGGTTCGAACCGTGGTATCCGAGGTCCATCGACTCAACGCAATTATTCAGCGTTTTCTGAAGTTCGGCCGTCCGCCTCTGCTTATGCCGGTACCGGTGCATCTTGCTGACTTCGTCAGGAGCTATGGTACTGTTCTGCAAAGCGAAGCGGAAAAGAAAAGCATCCGGTTTACGCTAAAGGCCGACTGTGACAGAACGGTGCTGATCGACAGGGAGCAGATGCAGCAGGTGCTGCTCAACATCATACGCAATGGTGTTGAAGCTACTGCAAAGGGAGGAAGTATTACGATCAGGGTATTCTGCCGTGGCAGCCGGTCGGTCATCGAGATCGCCGATAGCGGGACGGGAATTCCTGCCGCGAAACTGCCGGAAATATTCAACCTGTATTTTACCACCAAAAATGACGGCTCCGGTATGGGGTTGAGTATCGCAAACCAGATCGTCCATGCACACGGCGGCTTGATCGAGGTTTCGAGCAGGGAAGGAGAGGGAAGCGTGTTCAGCATTGTGCTGCCCGCTCTGTGA
- a CDS encoding c-type cytochrome: MKNVLYLCIFSCIASGLPLADATAKTADGRAIFDRSCSLCHSINPPPKSAPPVVPLANRYHMKFQTKEQGVAYMAAFLKKPDRNKAVDPQAVSRFGLMPALPLTDAERKAVAAWFWDQYNPAMGGGRGIGGGQRRLMNQ, translated from the coding sequence ATGAAAAACGTATTGTATCTCTGTATTTTTTCCTGCATCGCATCCGGATTACCACTTGCGGATGCAACGGCAAAAACAGCTGACGGCAGGGCGATATTCGACAGGAGCTGCAGCCTCTGCCACTCCATCAATCCTCCGCCGAAATCAGCACCGCCGGTAGTTCCGCTGGCAAACCGCTACCACATGAAATTCCAGACAAAAGAGCAGGGCGTTGCGTACATGGCTGCATTTCTGAAGAAGCCCGACAGGAACAAGGCCGTCGATCCCCAGGCGGTATCGCGTTTCGGGCTCATGCCGGCACTGCCGCTTACCGATGCCGAACGCAAAGCCGTAGCCGCATGGTTCTGGGATCAGTACAATCCGGCAATGGGAGGCGGCAGGGGGATCGGAGGAGGCCAGAGACGACTGATGAACCAGTAA